GAGCTTCAGGTCCTTGGCGTAGTCAGGGACGGCGGACTTCAGGGAGTCGAGGGACATCTCGGATCACTCCCCGGCCAGCAGCGCGACCGGGTCGAGGGTCTCGTCGCCCTTGCTCCAGTTGCACGGGCAGAGCTCGTCGGTCTGCAGGGCGTCGAGGACCCGCAGGACCTCCTTGGGGTTACGGCCGACCGAGCCGGCGGTCACCATGGTGAACTGGATCTCGTTGTTCTGGTCCACGATGAACACGGCGCGCTTGGCGAAGCCGTCCTCGCCCTCGATGCCGAGGTCGCGCATCAGCTCGTGCTTGGAGTCCGCCATCATCGGGAACGGCAGGTCGGTCAGGTCCGGGTGGTCCTTGCGCCAGGCGTGGTGCACGAACTCGGAGTCGCCGGAGAAGCCGAGGACCTGGGCGTCACGGTCGGCGAACTCGTCGTTCAGCTTGCCGAAGGCGGCGATCTCGGTCGGGCACACGAAGGTGAAGTCCTTGGGCCACGCGAAGACGACCTTCCACTGACCCTCGTAGGTCTTGTGGTTGATCTGCTGGAACTCTTTGCCCTTCTCCAGCGAGACGCAGGCGGTCAGATCGAACTCGGGGAACTTGTCACCGACAGTGAGCACGCGCTCTCCTTGCAGCGAAGAAACACCCGGATTGCGGGTGTTTCCCATGGGTTGGACGTTCTTGATGTTGGCACAGGGTGCATTGATTAGTGAAATAGCTACACTCGGTCGAGTTGATCGGAGGTGGCTATTAGTGTCGGGTAAGAAGAGGCAGCCCAGCCTCGCCCAGCTGCGGGCCTTCGCCGCGGTCGCCGAGCATCTGCACTTCCGCGATGCCGCCGCCGCGATCGGAATGAGCCAGCCCGCGCTCTCGGGAGCGGTCTCCGCCCTGGAGGAGACACTGGGTGTCACCCTCCTGGAGCGTACGACGCGCAAGGTGCTGCTCTCGCCCGCGGGCGAGCGGCTCGCGGTGCGCACCAAGGCGGTACTGGCGGAGGTCGGCGCGCTGCTGGAGGAGGCGGAGGCGGTGCGGGCGCCGTTCACCGGGGCGCTGCGCCTCGGCGTCATCCCGACGGTGGCACCGTACCTGCTGCCCACGGTGCTGCGGCTGGTGCACGAGCGCTACCCGGACCTCGACCTCCAGGTGCACGAGGAGCAGACGGCGAGCCTGCTGGAGGGGCTCACGTCCGGCCGTCTCGACCTGCTGCTGCTCGCGGTGCCGCTCGGCGTCCCCGGCGTCACCGAACTCCCGCTCTTCGACGAGGACTTCGTGCTCGTCACTCCCCTCGACCACCCGCTGGGCGGGCGGGAGGGCATCGAGCGCTCGGTGCTGCGCGAACTGAACCTGCTGCTGCTCGACGAAGGACACTGTCTGCGGGACCAGGCGCTCGACATCTGCCGCGAGGCGGGTCGCGCGGGCGTCCCGGCGACGACCACGGCCGCCGGTCTGTCGACGCTCGTGCAGCTGGTGGCGGGCGGCCTCGGGGTGACGCTGCTGCCGCGCACGGCCGTCCGCGTGGAGACGTCCCGCTCCAGCCAGCTCCTCACCGGCGCCTTCACCGACCCGGCCCCCACCCGCCGCGTCGCCCTCGCCATGCGCACGGGCGCGGCCCGTTCCGCGGAGTACGGGGAACTGGCGGGGGCCCTGCGGGAGGCGATGCGAGAGCTGCCGGTGCGGATCGTCACCGGCTGACGCACGCGCCGGCGTCCGTCCCCGCGGCACGGTGAGTGCCGCCGGGACGGGCGCGCCGACCGGCACGGCGGGGACCGCCGGATCACTCCGTCCGCAGACCCTCCGGGCGCATCAGGCGCAGCAGCGGCGGGAGGCTGGCGAGGGTCACCAGCAGGACGACCGCGGCGCCGATGCCGGTCATGGCCAGGACGCCGGTCCAGTCGACGGAGACCGGGGTGCTCGTCATCTTCAGCAGCACCGTGCCCAGCGTCAGGCCGACCACCGAGGCCAGCACCAGGCCCAGCACGATGGGGATCGCGGTCTGCCACAGCACCGACAGGCTCAGCGTGCGGCGTCGGGTGCCGAAGGCGACCAGGGCCGACAGCAGCTTCCTGCGCTCACGCAGCTGCTCCAGCTGGGACACCAGCAGACTGGCGCCGATCAGCGCCAGCACGCACGCGGCGCCGACGAACAGACCGGTGCGGATGGCGTCGAAGCGGTCGCTGCGCTCCGTCGCGGCCCAGACCATCGGGTACGCCAGCGGGTCCACGGCCGCCGCGGTGTTCCGCACCCGCTCGTGGACGTCCGGCACCGACTCGTCGAGCCTGAGGTAGGCGTGCCCCTCCAGCCCCGGTGCGAGCGACTCCGGCAGCGCCTTCGGGGTGATCAGGAAGCCGCCCCGGTCCGTGCCGGCGAGCAGGCCGGTGCGCGGCGCCGCCTCCTTGACGCCCGACGGCACCTTCCAGGGGATCTCCAGGCCCTTCGGCCCGCCCTCGTAGGACGGGTCGAGGTACAGCGTCCGCCGGTCCCGCGCCATCGCCGTCACGTCGACCCCGGCGTCCCACTCGGCCCCGCGCACGGCGAACACGTCACCGTCGCGGCACGAGGACAGGGTCGCGATCTCGCGCAGCGAGGCGCAGTCGCCCACGGTCAGCGTCGTGGAGTCCTCCGCGTCCTTGCGCCGGTCGCCGGCGTAGCCCTCGGAGTAGGAGAAGACCGCTTCGACCCCCCGGGTGTCGCGGAACTTCGCGGCGGCCGCGGCGAGAGGCGCCTCGCTCGGCAGGGCCACCTCCATCTGCGCCAGCGAGACGTCCTTCCCGGTGCTTTTGGTGTAGTCGTCGTCCACGCCCGCGAACAGCATCTGGAGCGCGATCGCGCCGGCCACGGCCACCGCGATGCCGTTGACCATGCGGGCCGCGGTGCCGCTGCTCAGCTGGAGCCGGCGCACGGCCAGCTGCCAGGACACGGCGCCCGCGCCGAGCCGGGCGACGACCGTCTCCACGATCCAGGGCAGCAGCGCGGTGACACCGACGAGCAGCAGGACGACACCGCCGGTCACCAGGTACTGGTTGAAG
This region of Streptomyces ambofaciens ATCC 23877 genomic DNA includes:
- a CDS encoding peroxiredoxin, which codes for MLTVGDKFPEFDLTACVSLEKGKEFQQINHKTYEGQWKVVFAWPKDFTFVCPTEIAAFGKLNDEFADRDAQVLGFSGDSEFVHHAWRKDHPDLTDLPFPMMADSKHELMRDLGIEGEDGFAKRAVFIVDQNNEIQFTMVTAGSVGRNPKEVLRVLDALQTDELCPCNWSKGDETLDPVALLAGE
- a CDS encoding LysR substrate-binding domain-containing protein; this translates as MSGKKRQPSLAQLRAFAAVAEHLHFRDAAAAIGMSQPALSGAVSALEETLGVTLLERTTRKVLLSPAGERLAVRTKAVLAEVGALLEEAEAVRAPFTGALRLGVIPTVAPYLLPTVLRLVHERYPDLDLQVHEEQTASLLEGLTSGRLDLLLLAVPLGVPGVTELPLFDEDFVLVTPLDHPLGGREGIERSVLRELNLLLLDEGHCLRDQALDICREAGRAGVPATTTAAGLSTLVQLVAGGLGVTLLPRTAVRVETSRSSQLLTGAFTDPAPTRRVALAMRTGAARSAEYGELAGALREAMRELPVRIVTG
- a CDS encoding ABC transporter permease — encoded protein: MSVRRWARDLAMGVRFTVTGGREGWTRALLTAVGVGLGVALLLLTTALPNALTVRHEREAARSDITFTDDRPPKGADTLIVANVDTDFRDDNVRGRALEAEGPRAPLPPGVERFPAPGEMVVSPALERLLASDSGELLRERLPERITGTIGESGLVGSHELAFYRGADGLAPHLDGGRIVRIDHFGDPDPGPEQSDPVLLLLILVVLVVLLMPVAVFIAAAVRFGGERRDRRLAALRLVGSDSGMTRRIAAGEALAGAVLGLVLGAGFFLVGRQLAGTAEVFRISVFPSYLNPSPLLALLVAVAVPAAAVLVTLFALRGVVIEPLGVVRTAKPARRRLWWRLLLPVAGLAMLYPMVGQGRSDGDFNQYLVTGGVVLLLVGVTALLPWIVETVVARLGAGAVSWQLAVRRLQLSSGTAARMVNGIAVAVAGAIALQMLFAGVDDDYTKSTGKDVSLAQMEVALPSEAPLAAAAAKFRDTRGVEAVFSYSEGYAGDRRKDAEDSTTLTVGDCASLREIATLSSCRDGDVFAVRGAEWDAGVDVTAMARDRRTLYLDPSYEGGPKGLEIPWKVPSGVKEAAPRTGLLAGTDRGGFLITPKALPESLAPGLEGHAYLRLDESVPDVHERVRNTAAAVDPLAYPMVWAATERSDRFDAIRTGLFVGAACVLALIGASLLVSQLEQLRERRKLLSALVAFGTRRRTLSLSVLWQTAIPIVLGLVLASVVGLTLGTVLLKMTSTPVSVDWTGVLAMTGIGAAVVLLVTLASLPPLLRLMRPEGLRTE